One Pygocentrus nattereri isolate fPygNat1 chromosome 12, fPygNat1.pri, whole genome shotgun sequence DNA window includes the following coding sequences:
- the LOC108411207 gene encoding tubulin beta chain-like — MDKNKTKFDYPTVADVFHGRMSMKKVDEKMLNAQNKNSSYFVEWIPDNVKTAICDVPPRGLKMAITFITKSTAIQELFRTFSEQFTAMFHCKAFLQWNKMEFTDAESNTSELVSEYQQFEFIKNTLGKNELNLILRQFYGSTFCLLNTSSNAVHV, encoded by the exons atgGACAAGAACAAAACTAAATTCGACTACCCAACAGTGGCCGATGTCTTCCATGGCCGTATGTCCATGAAGAAAGTGGATGAGAAGATGCTCAATGCCCAGAACAAGAACAGCAGCTACTTTGTCGAGTGGATCCCCGACAATGTCAAGACAGCCATCTGTGACGTCCCACCCCGAGGCCTGAAGATGGCCATCACCTTCATTACCAAAAGCACAGCCATCCAAGAGCTGTTCAGGACCTTCTCTGAGCAGTTCACTGCCATGTTCCACTGCAAAGCCTTCCTCCAATGGAACAAGATGGAGTTCACAGACGCTGAAAGCAACACGAGTGAACTGGTGTCCGAGTACCAGCAATTCGAATTCATTAAGAATACACTGGGAAAAAATGAGCTTAACCTGATATTGAGACAGTTTTATGGATCCACGT TTTGCCTGCTCAACACGTCCTCAAACGCAGTGCATGTgtga